A genomic window from Solanum dulcamara chromosome 11, daSolDulc1.2, whole genome shotgun sequence includes:
- the LOC129873217 gene encoding uncharacterized protein LOC129873217 isoform X2: MNISVVAPSIRANGLMTTLQQGRGRGRGRGRSFEFSERNIVLMLSSSNRQFRESEIKHPIKAHHQSYDSQITILADMPLFESPHASFDRYMEDKPRVFKAISPDNSGTQRLNETKWDLEGVTEGRNKPSEFRLSMEGVLYPDRKGGRSRIKGHLHMSISFAPPPMLALVPPHVHRDVTQAVMKNMAESMQHKVRNNLLADYAKFKKETPKTLPPP, from the exons ATGAACATAAGTGTTGTAGCTCCCTCTATTCGTGCAAACGGCTTGATGACGACGTTGCAGCAGGGCAGAGGCAGAGGCAGAGGCAGAGGCAGAAGCTTTGAATTCTCGGAGAGAAATATAGTACTAATGTTGAGTTCATCAAATCGGCAATTCCGTGAATCTGAAATAAAACATCCCATTAAGGCTCATCACCAGAGTTATGATTCACAAATTACCATTCTAGCAGACATGCCCCTCTTTGAATCCCCTCAT GCATCTTTCGATAGGTACATGGAGGACAAACCAAGAGTCTTCAAAGCTATTTCCCCAGACAACAGTGGAACCCAACGTCTTAACGAG ACAAAATGGGATCTAGAAGGAGTAACAGAGGGTAGAAATAAGCCATCAGAATTCAGGCTTAGCATGGAAGGAGTACTTTACCCAGATAGAAAAGGAGGCAGAAGCAGGATCAAAGGTCATCTCCATATGAGCATTAGCTTTGCTCCCCCTCCCATGCTTGCTTTGGTCCCTCCACATGTTCACCGAGATGTCACACAAGCG GTTATGAAGAATATGGCGGAGAGTATGCAGcataaagtaagaaataattTGCTGGCGGATTACGCCAAATTCAAGAAGGAAACCCCCAAAACTCTGCCTCCACCATAA
- the LOC129873217 gene encoding uncharacterized protein LOC129873217 isoform X1 has translation MNISVVAPSIRANGLMTTLQQGRGRGRGRGRSFEFSERNIVLMLSSSNRQFRESEIKHPIKAHHQSYDSQITILADMPLFESPHASFDRYMEDKPRVFKAISPDNSGTQRLNEEEWRIRMEPIGFLFLTAWPVVNMRLRCKTKGKEYPSGVPTHTSMVLEFKITKWDLEGVTEGRNKPSEFRLSMEGVLYPDRKGGRSRIKGHLHMSISFAPPPMLALVPPHVHRDVTQAVMKNMAESMQHKVRNNLLADYAKFKKETPKTLPPP, from the exons ATGAACATAAGTGTTGTAGCTCCCTCTATTCGTGCAAACGGCTTGATGACGACGTTGCAGCAGGGCAGAGGCAGAGGCAGAGGCAGAGGCAGAAGCTTTGAATTCTCGGAGAGAAATATAGTACTAATGTTGAGTTCATCAAATCGGCAATTCCGTGAATCTGAAATAAAACATCCCATTAAGGCTCATCACCAGAGTTATGATTCACAAATTACCATTCTAGCAGACATGCCCCTCTTTGAATCCCCTCAT GCATCTTTCGATAGGTACATGGAGGACAAACCAAGAGTCTTCAAAGCTATTTCCCCAGACAACAGTGGAACCCAACGTCTTAACGAG GAAGAATGGAGAATCAGAATGGAACCAATAGGTTTCTTGTTCCTCACAGCGTGGCCAGTTGTTAACATGAGACTTAGATGCAAAACTAAAGGAAAAGAATACCCTTCTGGCGTTCCCACCCATACCTCTATGGTTCTTGAGTTCAAAATT ACAAAATGGGATCTAGAAGGAGTAACAGAGGGTAGAAATAAGCCATCAGAATTCAGGCTTAGCATGGAAGGAGTACTTTACCCAGATAGAAAAGGAGGCAGAAGCAGGATCAAAGGTCATCTCCATATGAGCATTAGCTTTGCTCCCCCTCCCATGCTTGCTTTGGTCCCTCCACATGTTCACCGAGATGTCACACAAGCG GTTATGAAGAATATGGCGGAGAGTATGCAGcataaagtaagaaataattTGCTGGCGGATTACGCCAAATTCAAGAAGGAAACCCCCAAAACTCTGCCTCCACCATAA
- the LOC129872924 gene encoding uncharacterized protein At5g39570-like — MSYYPKGHHGDDDGADFDEYDPTPYGGGYDIALTYGRPLPPSEETCYQPSSASDEFDYDRPQYSSYAEPSAYGDEALDNEYQSYSRPKPRPTPSYRPSEESHTYEQPQADYGFQPGVNRPGGESEYGSGYGQKSEYEEPKPKYGSGYGRKSEYEEPTPDYGSGYGRKSEYEEPSSEYGSGYGRKTEYQEPSSEYGSGYGRKTEFEEPTPQYGSGYGRKSEYQEPSSEYGSGYGRKSEYEEPTPQYGRKSEYEEPASEYGSGYRKKSEYEEPSSEYGSGYGRRNESEEYGSGGYGRKPSYGQEEGERPSYGRPSYQTEEGEGYEKPRYGRSEEEDYRKPSYERPGDDDEGYGRKKYGDDNSDDDDEKKHRHHHRKHYDD; from the exons ATGTCTTACTATCCGAAAGGCCACCATGGTGATGACGACGGCGCTGACTTTGATGAGTACGATCCAACTCCTTATGGTGGTGGATACGACATTGCTTTGACTTACGGTCGCCCACTTCCGCCATCTGAGGAAACCTGTTATCAGCCTTCCTCAGCTTCTGATGAATTCGACTATGATCGTCCTCAGTACTCTTCTTATGCTGAGCCTTCTGCTTATGGTGATGAGGCTCTTGATAATGAGTACCAGAGCTATTCCAGGCCCAAGCCTCGACCCACCCCTTCCTATCGCCCATCTGAGGAATCCCATACTTATGAACAGCCTCAGGCTGATTATGGTTTTCAGCCTGGGGTGAATCGCCCTGGCGGAGAAAGTGAATATGGATCTGGGTATGGACAGAAGAGTGAGTATGAAGAGCCCAAACCGAAATATGGATCTGGCTATGGCCGAAAGAGTGAGTATGAAGAGCCCACACCAGATTATGGATCTGGGTATGGGAGAAAGAGTGAGTATGAAGAGCCAAGTTCCGAATATGGATCTGGGTATGGGAGGAAGACTGAATATCAAGAGCCAAGTTCCGAGTACGGATCTGGGTATGGGAGGAAGACTGAGTTTGAAGAACCCACTCCCCAATATGGATCTGGGTATGGACGGAAGAGTGAGTATCAAGAGCCAAGTTCCGAGTACGGATCTGGATATGGGAGAAAGAGTGAATATGAAGAACCTACTCCCCAGTATGGAAGGAAAAGCGAGTATGAAGAACCCGCTTCCGAGTACGGATCAGGGTACCGGAAGAAGAGTGAATATGAGGAGCCAAGTTCGGAATACGGGTCGGGTTATGGGCGTAGGAACGAATCCGAAGAATATGGATCTGGTGGGTATGGCAGGAAGCCGAGCTATGGACAGGAGGAAGGTGAGAGGCCCAGTTATGGGCGTCCAAGCTACCAGACTGAGGAGGGCGAAGGGTACGAGAAGCCTCGTTATGGAAGGTCCGAGGAGGAGGACTACAGGAAGCCCAGCTATGAGAGACCTGGTGACGACGATGAGGGCTACGGTCGCAAGAAATAT GGTGATGACAACTCCGATGATGACGATGAGAAGAAACATCGCCACCACCACCGCAAGCACTATGATGATTGA
- the LOC129875093 gene encoding phosphate transporter PHO1 homolog 3-like translates to MKFGKEFASQMVHEWQEAYMDYNFLKNLLKDILDFKKKNASSSEVAATPNGSLKRRISMYRAFSGLQSRYTSFKGSPVNNNNEDEVILVNTVQQEGHHQTMFLMSSEQGGEYEMVFFKRLDDEFNKVLTFYKKKVGQVKAEADELSKQMDALIALRIMVDKPSIEMHSAQMMDPASVVPVHLRSQIMEAIQEVEMTSEEILEDESTREKRDPTKMTPMGFRPAPLEILDNVKINIEPATPISTLKNVIKSSKSDLSFSKAELRKAEEQIRNAFVEFYQKLRLLKNYNFLNVLAFSKIMKKYDKITSRKASKSYLEMIDKSYLGSSDEVAKLIERVEATFIKHFVNGNRRKGMKSLRPQAKRETHRVTFFMGLFSGCSVALVAAIAVAIRAGNLLEHEGRGQYMDNIFPLYSLFGYIVLHMLMYAGNVYYWRRYRVNYPFIFGFKQGTELGYRQVLLLASGLSFLALAAALSHLDMDMDPKTRKFETVTELIPLALVIVLILIICCPLNIIYRSSRFFLLRTAWHCLCAPLYKVTLPDFLLADQLTSQVQAIRSMQFYVCYYVWGNFRTRSNKCQESSVYQILYIVVAIIPFWSRFIQCLRRLFEEKDSMQGLNSLKYFSTIVALVMRTLYSQKRGTFWKVMAASTSGVTTVANTYWDLVIDWGLLQRNSKNRWLRDKLLVPHKIVYFVAIVLDIILRLVWMQLVLDIQELPFLHKKAFVSVVACLEILRRGLWNFFRLENEHLNNVGKYRAFKSVPLPFNYDEDKSQ, encoded by the exons ATGAAATTTGGGAAAGAATTTGCTTCCCAAATGGTCCATGAATGGCAAGAAGCTTATATGGATTATAATTTTCTCAAGAATCTTTTGAAAGACATCTTGGATTTCAAGAAGAAAAATGCATCATCATCAGAAGTTGCAGCCACTCCAAATGGCTCATTAAAGAGAAGGATATCTATGTACAGAGCTTTTAGTGGATTACAAAGTAGATACACAAGTTTCAAAGGTTCTCCTGTGAATAATAACAATGAAGATGAAGTTATTTTAGTGAACACAGTGCAGCAAGAAGGACACCATCAAACTATGTTTCTTATGTCATCTGAACAAGGTGGAGAATATGAGATGGTTTTCTTTAAAAGACTTGATGATGAGTTCAACAAGGTGTTAACTTTTTACAAGAAAAAAGTAGGGCAAGTGAAGGCTGAGGCTGATGAGTTGAGTAAACAAATGGATGCACTTATTGCTCTAAGGATTATGGTTGATAAACCTTCAATTGAAATGCATAGTGCACAAATGATGGATCCAGCATCTGTGGTTCCTGTTCATTTGAGAAGTCAAA TAATGGAAGCTATTCAAGAAGTTGAGATGACTAGTGAAGAAATTCTAGAAGATGAATCaacaagagagaaaagagaTCCAACAAAGATGACTCCTATGGGTTTTAGGCCTGCTCCACTAGAGATTCTGGACAATGTAAAAATCAATATTGAACCCGCGACACCTATCTCGACTTTGAAAAATGTGATCAAGTCTTCAAAATCTGACTTATCATTCAGCAAAGCAGAGCTCAGAAAAGCTGAAGAACAAATAAGAAACGCTTTTGTTGAGTTTTATCAAAAGCTTCGACTTTTAAAAAACTACAA TTTCTTAAATGTGTTGGCATTTTCTAAGATCATGAAGAAGTATGATAAG ATCACCTCAAGGAAAGCTTCTAAATCATACTTAGAGATGATTGATAAATCTTATCTTGGTAGCTCAGATGAG GTCGCTAAGCTCATAGAAAGAGTGGAGGCCACATTCATAAAGCATTTTGTCAATGGAAATCGAAGGAAAGGAATGAAATCTTTAAGACCACAAGCTAAAAGGGAAACACATAGAGTAACATTTTTCATGG GATTGTTCTCTGGCTGCTCAGTAGCATTAGTGGCAGCTATTGCTGTAGCGATACGTGCAGGAAACCTTCTTGAGCATGAAGGTCGTGGGCAGTATATGGATAACATATTTCCACTCTACAG CCTATTCGGATACATTGTCCTCCATATGCTCATGTACGCAGGGAACGTATATTACTGGAGGCGTTACCGGGTCAATTATCCCTTCATATTTGGCTTCAAGCAAGGAACAGAGTTAGGTTACAGACAAGTTCTCCTCCTTGCTTCTGGTCTTTCATTTCTTGCATTGGCTGCTGCACTCTCCCACCTGGATATGGATATGGATCCGAAAACACGAAAGTTTGAGACAGTAACTGAGCTGATCCCACTTGCTCTGGTGATT GTTCTGATTCTAATAATTTGTTGTCCTCTTAACATCATATATCGTTCAAGTCGTTTCTTCCTTCTAAGAACTGCCTGGCACTGTCTATGCGCTCCCCTTTATAAG GTTACTCTACCAGATTTCCTCTTGGCAGATCAACTTACCAGCCAG GTTCAGGCAATTAGGAGCATGCAATTCTATGTCTGCTACTATGTGTGGGGAAATTTCAGAACAAGATCAAATAAATGTCAAGAAAGCAGTGTTTATCAAATCTTATACATAGTCGTCGCAATTATTCCCTTTTGGTCTCGTTTTATTCAG TGCCTTCGCCGCTTATTTGAAGAGAAAGATTCAATGCAGGGGCTTAATAGcctcaaatatttctcaactATTGTTGCTCTTGTGATGAGGACACTTTATTCTCAGAAGAGAGGAACCTTTTGGAAAGTAATGGCAGCATCAACTTCAGGAGTTACTACAGTTGCAAACACTTATTGGGACCTTGTAATAGATTGGGGTCTATTACAAAGGAATTCCAAAAACCGTTGGTTGAGAGACAAGCTACTCGTGCCACACAAGATTGTCTACTTTGTTGCCATT GTTCTTGACATTATTCTTAGACTAGTATGGATGCAGTTGGTTTTAGATATTCAGGAACTGCCATTTCTGCACAAGAAAGCATTCGTTTCAGTTGTTGCATGTTTGGAAATCCTTCGTCGAGGCCTGTGGAACTTTTTCAG GTTGGAAAATGAGCACTTGAATAACGTTGGAAAATACCGTGCCTTCAAGTCCGTACCGCTGCCCTTTAACTACGATGAGGACAAGAGTCAATAA